One region of Microbacterium sufflavum genomic DNA includes:
- a CDS encoding glycosyltransferase family 2 protein, with protein MQLDVSVVLPTHNRPELMKLGVESVLAQKTSATGEVVIVFDACPIEVPDVEVPEGWTVRGISNTRTRGLAGARNSGILAAEGRLVAFLDDDDEWLPGKLAAQLRRFEEKPEAIIVGTAMVVDDGTNRIVRRVPSDDLTHEDFLRNRNPGLHSSSLMFRREVLLGELGLIDEELPRSYGEDYDILLRGSSLGLVTVVNEPLVRVLWTGQSYYFGKWAAYAEALQYLLRKHPDFATIPAALGRIEAQVAFSLASAGQGKEARSWAWRALRHNPKQVKAALAIAISWKLVTPQAITKVVQKLGRGI; from the coding sequence ATGCAGTTGGATGTTTCTGTCGTCCTGCCGACACACAACCGACCGGAGCTGATGAAGCTCGGCGTCGAGAGCGTGCTCGCGCAGAAGACCTCGGCCACGGGAGAGGTCGTCATCGTGTTCGACGCCTGCCCGATCGAGGTGCCGGACGTCGAGGTGCCGGAGGGGTGGACGGTGCGCGGCATCTCGAACACCCGCACCCGCGGACTCGCCGGCGCGCGCAACTCGGGGATCCTGGCCGCGGAGGGGCGGCTGGTGGCCTTCCTCGACGACGACGACGAGTGGCTGCCCGGCAAGCTCGCCGCGCAGCTGCGCCGCTTCGAGGAGAAGCCGGAGGCGATCATCGTCGGCACCGCCATGGTCGTCGACGACGGCACCAACCGCATCGTCCGCCGTGTGCCATCCGATGACCTCACTCACGAGGACTTCCTGCGCAACCGCAACCCCGGCCTGCACTCGTCGAGCCTGATGTTCCGGCGCGAGGTGCTCCTGGGCGAGCTCGGACTGATCGACGAGGAGCTTCCGCGCAGCTACGGCGAGGACTACGACATCCTGTTGCGCGGTTCCTCCCTCGGGCTCGTGACCGTGGTGAACGAGCCGCTGGTGCGCGTGCTGTGGACGGGGCAGTCGTACTACTTCGGGAAGTGGGCCGCGTACGCCGAGGCCCTGCAGTACCTGCTGCGCAAGCACCCCGACTTCGCGACCATCCCCGCGGCCCTCGGTCGCATCGAGGCCCAGGTCGCGTTCTCCCTGGCCTCGGCCGGGCAGGGCAAGGAGGCCCGCTCGTGGGCCTGGCGCGCGCTCCGCCACAACCCGAAGCAGGTCAAGGCGGCGCTCGCGATCGCCATCTCGTGGAAGCTCGTGACCCCGCAGGCGATCACGAAGGTCGTCCAGAAGCTCGGCCGGGGGATCTGA
- a CDS encoding glycoside hydrolase family 16 protein, whose amino-acid sequence MKLKTHTRTPIHRILFAFVAALAVVGASVVASGPAVAADTTITSVIPRGSAGWSYYRAATPPPAGWQTAANTWKTGTAPLGAGTGVGTIGTLIPRTSGQQPIATYATKTFTLTSDMPEWAWVNTWADDGIVIWINGVEIGRKNAPTGRITDKSYATAAPSSTAARKNPVSFSIPSRLFRTGTNTIAVQVLSNWRETHNISFDAHLVREDKPAVTPPPKPTPTPTPTPTPKPTTTPSPTPKPTTPPAQPQKPTTPPASDGSVPGWGAPTWRDEFTYRDSSGSPAVDPAKWNVRGQDDLGLLFDAAVPSRDQVSVDGSGVLHIRADWRTTPAIRPSTQSGPRELWHNTGYLDQRRLQSDDVSMSQQYGRWEIRAKTPSGPNTFGSLAAFWLRNNQSGEIDIMEAWGYDDAAVRDQRIDTATTTVHTHTSTPSANQRYIWHHADYGAATPVWKDFHTYAFEFTPTYAAVIVDGKQLLRATPATHPNLWNPNYFGSPLHMRLNLHVGPSTTYWGLPNPADKAATQNLDFQVDYVRVWSYAG is encoded by the coding sequence ATGAAACTGAAGACACACACCCGAACCCCCATCCATCGCATCCTCTTCGCCTTCGTCGCCGCGCTCGCGGTCGTCGGGGCATCCGTCGTCGCCAGCGGGCCCGCCGTGGCCGCTGACACCACGATCACCTCGGTGATCCCCCGCGGCTCCGCGGGGTGGTCCTACTACCGGGCCGCGACACCTCCGCCTGCCGGGTGGCAGACGGCCGCCAACACCTGGAAGACGGGCACGGCACCGCTCGGTGCCGGCACCGGTGTCGGCACCATCGGCACGCTCATCCCCCGCACGTCGGGTCAGCAGCCGATCGCCACGTACGCCACCAAGACCTTCACGCTCACTTCCGATATGCCGGAATGGGCGTGGGTGAACACGTGGGCCGACGACGGCATCGTCATCTGGATCAACGGCGTCGAGATCGGCCGCAAGAACGCCCCCACCGGGCGCATCACCGACAAGAGCTACGCGACCGCCGCTCCGTCGTCCACCGCCGCCCGCAAGAACCCGGTCTCGTTCTCCATCCCGAGCCGACTGTTCCGCACCGGCACCAACACCATCGCCGTGCAGGTGCTCTCCAACTGGCGAGAGACCCACAACATCAGCTTCGACGCCCACCTCGTGCGCGAGGACAAGCCGGCCGTGACACCGCCGCCGAAGCCCACGCCGACTCCGACGCCGACTCCCACGCCGAAGCCCACGACAACACCGAGCCCGACGCCGAAGCCGACCACCCCGCCGGCGCAGCCGCAGAAGCCGACGACGCCTCCCGCATCGGACGGCAGTGTCCCGGGCTGGGGCGCCCCCACCTGGCGTGACGAGTTCACCTACCGCGACTCCTCCGGCAGCCCCGCGGTCGACCCCGCGAAGTGGAACGTCCGCGGCCAGGACGACCTCGGCCTCCTCTTCGACGCGGCCGTCCCCTCCCGCGACCAGGTGTCGGTGGACGGGAGCGGCGTCCTCCACATCCGCGCCGATTGGCGGACCACCCCCGCGATCCGCCCCTCCACGCAGAGCGGCCCCCGCGAGCTCTGGCACAACACCGGATACCTGGACCAGCGCCGCCTCCAGTCGGATGACGTCAGCATGAGCCAGCAGTACGGTCGGTGGGAGATCCGCGCCAAGACGCCGAGCGGCCCGAACACGTTCGGTTCGCTGGCCGCCTTCTGGCTGCGCAACAACCAGTCCGGAGAGATCGACATCATGGAGGCGTGGGGCTACGACGACGCCGCGGTCCGCGACCAGCGGATCGACACCGCCACGACGACGGTCCACACGCACACCTCGACGCCCTCGGCCAACCAGCGCTACATCTGGCATCACGCCGACTACGGCGCCGCGACACCGGTGTGGAAGGACTTCCACACGTACGCGTTCGAGTTCACGCCGACGTACGCGGCCGTGATCGTCGACGGGAAGCAGCTGCTGCGCGCGACCCCCGCGACCCACCCGAACCTGTGGAACCCGAACTACTTCGGCTCACCGCTGCACATGCGGTTGAACCTCCACGTGGGTCCGTCGACGACCTACTGGGGCCTCCCCAACCCGGCCGACAAGGCGGCGACCCAGAACCTCGACTTCCAGGTCGACTACGTGCGGGTCTGGAGCTACGCCGGCTGA
- a CDS encoding UDP-N-acetylglucosamine--LPS N-acetylglucosamine transferase, whose amino-acid sequence MKILIACSSGGHLTQALALRDWWGEHERCWATFPVEDARSRLADEKVYEIHYPTVRNVPNLLRNFGLARRVLAEERPDIVFSTGAAIALPFFTQARFFGARTVYLEPVDRITSPGLSGRLVYPFADEFLVQWERMRRFYPGSRNVGVVL is encoded by the coding sequence ATGAAGATCCTCATCGCCTGTTCCTCCGGCGGGCATCTCACCCAGGCTCTGGCGCTGCGGGACTGGTGGGGCGAGCACGAGCGGTGCTGGGCCACGTTCCCGGTGGAGGATGCGCGCTCGCGCCTCGCCGACGAGAAGGTGTACGAGATCCACTACCCGACCGTGCGGAACGTGCCGAATCTGCTGCGCAACTTCGGTCTCGCCCGACGCGTGCTGGCCGAGGAGCGGCCCGACATCGTGTTCTCGACCGGCGCGGCCATCGCCCTGCCGTTCTTCACCCAGGCGCGGTTCTTCGGGGCGCGGACGGTGTACCTGGAGCCCGTCGATCGCATCACCTCACCCGGCCTCAGCGGGCGACTCGTCTACCCGTTCGCGGACGAGTTCCTCGTGCAGTGGGAGCGGATGCGCCGGTTCTACCCCGGGTCGCGCAACG
- a CDS encoding Gfo/Idh/MocA family protein: MPENTDTRRVRVGVVGVGKMGLSHLSIVRALHNVELVGVVDATDYLLDVLNKYTGAPTYSTLDKMLDDAAPEAVIIATPNASHAALVRSALERGVHVFCEKPLTLSAAESLELAALAAERGLIAQVGFHNRFIATFQEVKRLLDAGALGRVTHVLAEAYGPVVLKPKGSTWRTKRSTGGGCVYDYAAHPLNLVNWYLGTPERVRGSVLNSIFSADIDDEVYSTLDYPDGLSVQLSVNWSDESFRKMSTSVTISGSQGRIIADRQELRVYLREGATIPAGYRAGWNISYTTDLTEQVAFYLRGEEYSAQLASFVDAIAAGETEARENGFAGAAETDRVIEWILQDSAAAAESAPAPAVVAAAPAAKRGLFGRGRKA; this comes from the coding sequence GTGCCAGAAAACACTGACACACGACGTGTTCGGGTCGGAGTCGTCGGCGTGGGGAAGATGGGGCTCTCCCATCTGTCCATCGTCCGGGCTCTGCACAACGTGGAGCTGGTGGGCGTCGTCGACGCCACGGACTACCTGCTCGACGTGCTGAACAAGTACACGGGGGCGCCGACGTACTCGACGCTCGACAAGATGCTCGACGACGCGGCACCGGAGGCGGTGATCATCGCCACGCCGAACGCCTCGCACGCTGCACTCGTCCGCAGCGCGCTCGAGCGCGGTGTGCACGTCTTCTGCGAGAAGCCGCTCACGCTGAGCGCGGCCGAATCGCTCGAGCTCGCCGCGCTGGCCGCCGAGCGGGGGCTCATCGCACAGGTGGGCTTCCACAACCGCTTCATCGCGACGTTCCAGGAGGTCAAGCGCCTGCTCGACGCCGGAGCGCTCGGTCGTGTGACGCACGTCCTGGCCGAGGCCTACGGGCCCGTCGTGCTCAAGCCGAAGGGCTCGACCTGGCGCACCAAGCGGTCGACGGGAGGCGGATGCGTCTACGACTACGCGGCACACCCGCTCAACCTCGTCAACTGGTACCTGGGCACGCCGGAGCGCGTCCGCGGATCGGTGCTGAACAGCATCTTCTCCGCCGACATCGACGACGAGGTCTACTCCACGCTCGACTACCCCGACGGCCTGAGCGTTCAGCTCTCGGTCAACTGGTCCGACGAGTCCTTCCGGAAGATGTCGACCTCGGTCACGATCTCCGGCTCGCAGGGCCGCATCATCGCCGACCGCCAGGAGTTGCGCGTCTACCTCCGCGAGGGGGCGACGATCCCGGCGGGCTATCGTGCGGGGTGGAACATCTCCTACACGACCGACCTCACCGAGCAGGTCGCCTTCTACCTCCGGGGCGAGGAGTACAGCGCGCAGCTGGCATCGTTCGTCGACGCCATCGCGGCGGGCGAGACGGAGGCGCGGGAGAACGGCTTCGCCGGAGCGGCCGAGACGGACCGCGTCATCGAGTGGATCCTGCAGGATTCCGCTGCCGCTGCGGAGTCCGCACCGGCACCTGCCGTGGTCGCCGCGGCACCCGCGGCGAAACGCGGACTGTTCGGACGCGGGAGGAAGGCATGA
- a CDS encoding YveK family protein has translation MATHWTLEDLYRGVMQSWMVLVGTIVAFALVGFGIFLIYPQKYTAEAQHTVEPISVLSTGSSFNTVNMETEKVVATSTAVLKRAVEDLDDTSIEALRNNTVIDVPRNSQVLSFQVTANTPQEAADRANALAEAYGAQRTDNARAVVEQTTAELGDSIAQLQAVVDSQPIDSSERAATQLQLQGLLDQQARITATPFYSGTLVTPADPPQKSNRPSVLVFIAAGLFLGILVGAIAALIVSRVRNGPGASYKRSVADEVDADDADDTEEVPEHDDVALDEDDRLLEPEDAGLPVSRPIGAPKRGHTTSRR, from the coding sequence GTGGCAACACACTGGACATTGGAAGACCTCTATCGAGGGGTCATGCAGTCGTGGATGGTCCTGGTGGGGACGATCGTCGCGTTCGCGTTGGTCGGTTTCGGGATCTTCCTGATCTATCCGCAGAAGTACACGGCGGAAGCGCAGCACACGGTCGAGCCGATCAGCGTGCTCTCGACCGGATCGAGCTTCAACACGGTGAACATGGAGACCGAGAAGGTCGTGGCGACCTCGACGGCCGTGCTCAAGCGCGCCGTGGAAGACCTCGACGACACGTCGATCGAGGCGCTGCGCAACAACACCGTGATCGACGTGCCGCGGAACTCGCAGGTGCTGAGCTTCCAGGTGACCGCGAACACGCCGCAGGAGGCGGCCGACCGGGCGAACGCGCTCGCTGAGGCGTACGGTGCTCAGCGCACCGACAACGCGCGTGCCGTCGTCGAGCAGACCACGGCGGAGTTGGGGGACTCCATCGCGCAGCTGCAGGCCGTCGTCGACTCGCAGCCCATCGACAGCAGCGAGCGGGCTGCCACGCAGCTCCAGCTGCAGGGTCTGCTCGACCAGCAGGCGCGGATCACCGCGACGCCGTTCTACTCGGGCACGCTCGTGACGCCGGCCGATCCGCCGCAGAAGTCGAACCGGCCCTCGGTGCTGGTCTTCATCGCCGCGGGTCTCTTCCTCGGCATCCTCGTCGGCGCCATCGCTGCGCTCATCGTGTCGCGCGTGCGCAACGGACCGGGCGCCAGCTACAAGCGCAGTGTCGCTGACGAGGTCGACGCCGACGATGCCGACGACACCGAAGAGGTGCCGGAGCACGACGACGTCGCCCTCGATGAGGACGACCGGCTGCTGGAGCCGGAAGACGCGGGGCTGCCGGTCTCGCGTCCGATCGGAGCTCCGAAACGCGGGCACACGACCTCGCGGCGCTGA